The Drosophila mauritiana strain mau12 chromosome 2R, ASM438214v1, whole genome shotgun sequence genome has a segment encoding these proteins:
- the LOC117137429 gene encoding uncharacterized protein LOC117137429 — MEPYRRGHNITLLRSVLTVIRGRENWKNTPIFIGGHSNSDDLNNLMSWLQNTMEVTCHTVDASTPAKNEHALGNFNMNADNSLGLLFCQSSHELIWFNMDKRLRRLRGIRLIVILSNKRSSSNKAIMSTFKRLWHFQFLKVLVLHRDQIYSYTPYPLIRFFKLDTNVYPLFPPRVQNFQGYVVSTPVGNDIPRVFFVKDKKTGRKQIRGFGYRTFVEYLHRYNASLYVSNSHQEHAINSSVNMGRIINQIVDGQLEISLHPYVDVPENMGDNSYPLLIASNCLIVPVRNEISRYMYLLLPLNQSSWILLLGSVIYISGVLYYIQPGLVHRTWDQRIGLNILDSISRILNICSPSRIYNPSLRYFIVSVHLSILGFVVTNLYSIMLGSFFTTLVVGEQVDSMEQLIQQQQKVLVKYYEVSTLLRHVEPDLVDGVAQLLVGVNASEQVSALLGFNRSYAYPFTLERWEFFSLQQQYAFKPIFRFSSACLGSPIIGYPMRRDCHLQSSLNMFIMRIQAAGLLQHWVVSDFNDAMRAGYVRLLENFLGFHSLDVDSLRMGWAVLLCGWLLSALIFLCERWRFYH, encoded by the coding sequence ATGGAACCCTATCGAAGAGGTCACAACATCACTTTGCTGAGATCCGTGCTGACAGTCATCCGCGGCAGGGAGAATTGGAAAAATACCCCCATCTTCATAGGCGGACATAGTAATTCGGATGACCTGAATAACTTGATGAGTTGGCTTCAAAATACGATGGAAGTAACTTGTCATACGGTGGATGCATCTACTCCAGCCAAAAACGAACACGCTCTGGGTAACTTTAACATGAATGCGGATAATTCACttggtttgttgttttgcCAAAGCTCCCATGAATTGATTTGGTTTAATATGGATAAGAGACTTCGACGATTACGTGGTATTCGCCTTATTGTGATTCTGTCAAACAAACGAAGTTCATCCAACAAAGCTATAATGAGCACGTTTAAGAGGCTGTGGCACTTTCAGTTCCTCAAAGTTCTGGTTCTGCACAGAGATCAGATTTATTCGTATACTCCTTATCCACTCATTCGATTCTTTAAGCTTGATACTAACGTCTATCCGCTTTTCCCACCGAGAGTACAAAATTTCCAAGGCTATGTGGTGTCTACCCCAGTGGGCAACGACATTCCGCGAGTGTTTTTCGTGAAGGATAAGAAAACCGGACGCAAGCAGATCAGAGGATTTGGATATCGCACATTTGTGGAGTACCTGCATCGCTACAATGCCTCTTTGTATGTCAGTAATTCCCACCAGGAGCATGCCATCAACAGCAGTGTGAATATGGGACGGATAATTAATCAGATTGTGGATGGCCAATTAGAGATCTCCCTGCATCCCTATGTAGACGTTCCGGAAAATATGGGAGATAACAGTTATCCCCTTCTGATAGCTAGCAATTGTCTTATTGTTCCGGTCAGGAACGAGATATCTCGCTACATGTATCTACTATTGCCTCTCAACCAATCGAGCTGGATACTACTGCTCGGTTCTGTAATTTATATCAGCGGAGTGCTCTACTACATTCAGCCTGGTCTGGTGCACCGGACCTGGGATCAGCGGATTGGCCTTAACATCCTAGATAGCATCAGTCGCATACTTAATATATGCTCTCCCTCCAGGATTTACAACCCATCCCTAAGGTATTTTATAGTTTCGGTGCACCTTAGTATTCTGGGATTTGTGGTGACCAACCTCTACAGCATTATGTTGGGCAGCTTCTTCACCACCTTGGTGGTGGGCGAGCAGGTGGACAGCATGGAGCAGCTTatccagcaacagcaaaaggTACTGGTAAAATATTACGAAGTCAGTACATTGCTACGGCATGTGGAACCAGATTTGGTGGACGGAGTAGCGCAACTATTAGTGGGCGTGAACGCCAGTGAGCAGGTGTCCGCTCTTCTGGGATTCAACCGGAGCTATGCCTACCCCTTCACCCTAGAGAGATGGGAGTTCTTCTCACTACAACAGCAATACGCCTTCAAGCCCATCTTCAGATTCTCATCCGCATGCCTGGGCTCCCCGATTATAGGGTATCCCATGAGACGTGACTGCCACCTGCAGTCGTCATTGAACATGTTCATCATGCGGATCCAGGCCGCAGGACTTCTGCAGCACTGGGTGGTATCCGATTTCAACGATGCAATGCGCGCTGGCTATGTTCGACTTCTGGAAAACTTCCTAGGATTTCATTCGTTGGATGTCGATTCCTTGCGCATGGGGTGGGCTGTACTCCTATGTGGGTGGCTGCTATCCGCCTTGATTTTCCTTTGCGAGCGCTGGCGGTTTTACCACTAA
- the LOC117135884 gene encoding uncharacterized protein LOC117135884: protein MTRVTRSEISLDMEFWVEELSPAQLEYYEKITNEHNAVKGALKNAVSANEGKELFNGQVFQAYSFKGKVLQELKEATLPKKPPKPTDTPSTPTAPSGGTGRGRGRPPRQPSNIAYLESSDEGDDDMPLAKRLALSAGKKAVAVANASSSFTSKSSKKAAAAASGGSSSPVPKSSGKLFKESKPDIESPPKNYRPAEVNSVGGLVVGSTDESKDSKDGKDGKDNKMQGKTYPSLVVLAKPFLKIKDMAATRSKLDSKVKLVLMLTPNKFCEWLLQEGLLRAQQHCINHRNNELKLGIYSDVTKFPYTGGYVWISECCPYRFVSVFNNSIFEGAQHPPTFLLKLIYHWACQTSIQNVVQWVKVDSVYIKGIYTWLRAICTLAVHQKCKKLGGPGKFVEVGVISLGTTSQDGSQRQVKVEVLGVYDYAEKSIRLRAVEPITDGDRNYKKRFQAILEPLSRWVHKDSTICIDLTVDKITLFSMGFKNIVQAAATDNTAKHNNSAVMEYLRRIVPRMFQNTLSLLSRQMIQQFLDELVWRESFGTYALQAFNHIITHIAEQTRVTTNETITQRLYQVATNPFKDWSILPANYKETPANAAPKRLKKPINDADYVVSNKIPKKEKDRDISSSGVKRGRPPNALSTPPPQMPIKKGPGRPPGSTNQIKGDRATTSASKTLSKSLTAKGLGKKPKEKDEKIPMVIKKEDDDMRGLEELYYGISDGTDEYNEIFPYSTPRTVRNDLAKSVECPICLNGVSFDSNEKLQTHLVSHISPEGKQHQFQCLFCLEKHPTESVLAKHNQIMHPTETKTEGSPSYYCLICQQRHNSLHLLTAHLQKVHSTLELPYWCHSCGYRSSSHRDLVRHFYDDHKHQNFLQCPYCLDIFYFSKLGVVNQLRIEHYFLHLDEHINKRDPSLRCQKCSLSFLEKGDLKQHAVQHHVSMIKTNRPVRLLLNNSMLIPPPKIRTHHREQPPFSTYKRPVFFAFLEGKTCAECNTDFASEETHYTGWLHCVKCNYQTCCERAIFRHGVECNGNFVDAMEVNMPQEMHCICGFATGNGNKMAQHLANCGLSTCYPSLEAASENAVKRNMLDMLGLVRRDGETSGEGADISETADDVADQSSDMLPRQEDHHLQQHHQQVGHQQQMQGQSNEPQAELQQEYLSAPVEHEPVQNMPVHQSMPVQQTGPIQFGEMEAAPVLLDTQQQVQPTPDYAQVSVVQQHQQQQPYGLSNYGQSSLATDIDMPLIGELSEPNAPPTPQFLGEVHTPMFDAVAAAEQQHYHAQHHHHPQ, encoded by the exons ATGACGCGCGTAACGAGAAGTGAAATCTCCTTGGACATGGAGTTCTGGGTGGAGGAGCTGTCGCCGGCACAGTTGGAGTACTACGAGAAGATTACTAACGAGCACAACGCGGTGAAGGGTGCACTAAAGAACGCGGTTAGCGCCAACGAGGGCAAGGAGCTGTTCAACGGCCAGGTGTTCCAGGCCTACTCCTTCAAGGGCAAAGTGCTGCAGGAGCTCAAGGAGGCTACACTGCCCAAAAAGCCGCCCAAGCCGACGGACACCCCCTCAACACCCACCGCCCCAAGCGGTGGCACAGGGCGTGGTCGTGGCCGCCCACCACGACAACCATCCAACATCGCCTACCTGGAGTCCTCCGATGAGGGCGACGACGATATGCCGCTGGCCAAGCGACTGGCCCTGTCTGCAGGGAAAAAAGCAGTGGCCGTGGCCAATGCATCTTCCTCGTTCACTTCAAAATCCAGTAAGAAGGCGGCAGCCGCTGCTAGTGGAGGATCTTCTTCACCGGTACCTAAGAGCAGTGGAAAACTATTCAAGGAGTCCAAACCGGACATCGAATCGCCGCCAAAGAACTACCGCCCCGCCGAGGTTAATTCGGTGGGCGGTCTGGTGGTGGGCAGCACCGACGAAAGCAAGGATAGCAAAGACGGCAAGGATGGCAAGGATAACAAGATGCAGGGAAAGACTTATCCATCTCTGGTGGTGCTAGCAAAGCCTTTCCTCAAGATCAAAGACATGGCTGCAACCCGCAGCAAGCTGGACTCGAAGGTTAAGCTGGTGCTCATGCTTACGCCCAATAAATTTTGCGAGTGGCTGCTCCAGGAAGGATTGCTACGCGCTCAACAGCATTGCATAAACCATCGCAACAACGAACTCAAATTGG gAATTTATTCGGATGTGACCAAGTTTCCCTACACTGGTGGCTATGTGTGGATCAGCGAATGTTGCCCCTATCGCTTCGTCTCCGTGTTCAACAATTCCATTTTTGAAGGAGCTCAGCACCCACCCACATTCCTGTTGAAGTTAATTTACCACTGGGCTTGCCAGACCAGTATTCAAAATGTGGTGCAGTGGGTTAAGGTGGACAGTGTTTATATCAAAGGAATCTACACCTGGCTTAGAGCCATTTGCACTTTGGCAGTgcatcaaaaatgcaaaaagctGGGCGGCCCCGGCAAGTTTGTGGAGGTGGGCGTTATTTCTCTGGGAACCACATCCCAAGATGGCTCCCAGCGACAAGTGAAAGTTGAGGTTCTGGGCGTCTATGATTATGCGGAGAAGTCCATCCGCCTGCGTGCTGTAGAGCCAATCACCGATGGCGATCGTAACTACAAAAAGCGATTCCAGGCCATTCTTGAGCCACTGTCGCGCTGGGTGCACAAGGACAGCACCATTTGCATAGACTTGACTGTGGACAAGATCACCCTCTTCAGCATGGGATTCAAAAATATTGTCCAGGCAGCTGCCACTGACAACACAGCCAAGCACAACAACTCAGCGGTAATGGAATACTTGCGACGGATTGTGCCGCGCATGTTCCAGAACACCTTATCGTTGCTATCTCGCCAGATGATTCAACAATTCCTCGACGAGTTGGTATGGCGAGAGTCCTTCGGCACATATGCCTTGCAGGCATTCAACCATATCATAACACACATTGCCGAACAAACAAGAGTAACCACCAATGAGACAATCACTCAGCGTCTGTATCAG GTGGCAACCAATCCGTTCAAGGATTGGAGTATTTTGCCGGCCAACTACAAGGAGACTCCGGCCAATGCTGCTCCCAAGCGCCTCAAGAAAC CTATCAACGATGCTGACTACGTTGTTTCTAACAAGATTCCCAAGAAGGAAAAGGATCGTGATATATCATCATCTGGAGTCAAGCGCGGCCGTCCACCGAATGCATTAAGCACTCCTCCACCTCAAATGCCAATTAAAAAGGGGCCAGGTCGGCCACCGGGCAGCACCAACCAGATAAAAGGAGACAGAGCAACGACTTCGGCATCTAAGACACTGTCAAAATCTCTGACAGCTAAAGGCCTGGGTAAAAAACCGAAAGAAAAAGATGAAAAGATTCCAATGGTCATTAAGAAGGAAGATGATGATATGAGGGGCTTGGAGGAGCTGTACTATGGAATAAGCGATGGTACGGACGAGTACAACGAGATCTTTCCATATAGCACACCCCGTACTGTTCGCAACGACCtggccaagagcgtggagtgTCCAATCTGCCTGAACGGCGTTTCCTTCGATTCCAATGAGAAACTTCAGACGCATTTAGTATCGCATATTTCGCCGGAGGGTAAGCAGCATCAGTTCCAGTGCCTTTTCTGCTTGGAGAAGCACCCCACCGAGTCGGTTTTGGCCAAACACAACCAGATCATGCATCCAACTGAGACAAAGACGGAGGGTTCACCCTCGTACTACTGCCTTATATGCCAGCAGCGTCACAATTCCCTGCATCTGTTGACGGCTCATTTGCAGAAGGTCCACAGCACCCTGGAACTACCATATTGGTGTCACTCCTGCGGTTATCGATCATCTTCGCACCGCGATTTGGTCAGGCATTTTTATGACGACCACAAGCATCAAAACTTTTTACAATGCCCCTATTGCTTGGAT ATTTTCTACTTCTCAAAGCTTGGCGTCGTTAACCAGCTGCGCATAGAACATTACTTCTTGCATTTGGACGAGCACATCAATAAGCGTGATCCCTCGCTGCGCTGCCAGAAATGCTCGCTATCCTTCCTCGAGAAGGGGGATCTAAAGCAGCACGCAGTGCAGCATCATGTCAGCATGATTAAAACTAATAGACCGGTGCGTCTCTTACTTAACAATTCGATGTTGATACCACCTCCAAAAATTCGCACCCATCACCGCGAGCAGCCGCCGTTCTCCACCTACAAGCGGCCAGTATTCTTTGCTTTCCTGGAGGGTAAGACCTGTGCCGAGTGCAACACCGATTTCGCCAGCGAGGAGACACATTACAC TGGTTGGCTACATTGCGTTAAGTGCAATTATCAGACATGTTGCGAGCGAGCGATATTCCGTCATGGCGTGGAATGTAATGGAAACTTTGTGGACGCCATGGAAGTGAATATGCCACAGGAGATGCACTGCATTTGCGGCTTTGCCACCGGCAACGGCAATAAGATGGCTCAGCACTTGGCAAACTGTGGACTTAGCACTTGCTACCCGAGTTTGGAGGCGGCCAGTGAAAATGCCGTCAAGCGTAATATGCTGGATATGTTGGGTCTGGTTCGGCGCGATGGAGAAACCTCTGGTGAAGGAGCAGATATTAGCGAGACTGCTGATGATGTCGCGGATCAGAGCTCCGACATGTTGCCGCGGCAGGAGGACCATCATTTGCAGCAACACCATCAGCAGGTGGGACATCAGCAACAGATGCAGGGACAGTCGAATGAACCGCAAGCGGAACTTCAACAGGAATACTTATCGGCGCCAGTTGAGCATGAGCCCGTGCAGAATATGCCAGTTCATCAGAGCATGCCGGTGCAGCAGACCGGTCCAATACAGTTTGGAGAAATGGAGGCGGCCCCAGTTTTGCTGGATACCCAGCAGCAGGTACAACCCACCCCGGATTATGCTCAAGTTTCGGTGGTgcaacagcaccaacagcaacagccctACGGACTAAGCAACTACGGCCAAAGCTCTTTAGCCACGGATATCGACATGCCTCTGATTGGAGAGCTCTCTGAGCCAAATGCTCCACCCACGCCACAGTTCCTGGGCGAGGTGCACACGCCCATGTTCGATGCagtcgccgccgccgagcagCAGCACTATCACGCCCAGCACCATCACCATCCGCAATGA
- the LOC117137388 gene encoding nischarin, giving the protein MACYYRQHADTTVTVPKFTNESSSGGVTYYDIKVRVGKVEWLVERRYRDFASLHEKLVGEISISKKLLPPKKLVGNKQPSFLEQRREQLETYLQELLIYFRTELPRALAEFLDFNKYDIIYLLQDLAKLFNESGDALLSSKKEYNLSALEVYAISERLSLPCPPSLDRGGKYDFSHVLDFCTQLVALVVTPVKDNASYAQDYNTVDVPIDRSNIIPNRLSFNLNAFRNLKTLKFSALSTENIVDIELLKPTLQTICVHNTTIQNINQVLLCDNLHKHCDVPSLLPETILASPSGSGPSTSNGSALVSADAWQEITELDLTGNLLTQIDGSVRTAPKLRHLILDQNRIRTVQNLAELPQLQLLSLSGNLIAECVDWHLTMGNLVTLKLAQNKIKTLSGLRKLLSLVNLDLSSNQIEELDEVNHVANLPLLETLRLTGNPLAGSVDYRSRVLARFHERAAEISLDNEPGNQQELDTALVLSALLQSKQRQQQK; this is encoded by the exons ATGGCTTGCTATTACCGCCAGCACGCGGACACCACGGTGACGGTTCCAAAGTTTACCAACGAGAGTTCCAGCGGCGGAGTGACCTACTACGACATCAAGGTGCGAGTGGGCAAGGTGGAATGGCTGGTGGAGCGCCGCTATCGGGACTTTGCAAGTCTTCACGAGAAGCTGGTTGGGGAGATCTCCATCAGTAAGAAGTTGCTGCCGCCGAAAAAG CTGGTTGGAAATAAGCAGCCCTCCTTTTTGGAGCAACGTCGTGAACAGTTGGAAACTTATCTTCAGGAGCTTCTCATCTACTTCCGGACAGAACTTCCGCGGGCTCTGGCCGAGTTTCTGGACTTTAACAAGTACGACATTATTTATCTGCTACAAGATCTTGCCAAGCTGTTCAACGAAAGCGGGGATGCTCTGCTCAGCTCCAAGAAGGAATACAACCTTTCAGCTCTAGAG GTTTACGCTATTAGTGAGCGGCTTAGTCTTCCCTGCCCACCAAGCTTGGATCGCGGTGGAAAGTACGACTTCTCGCACGTGCTGGACTTTTGCACACAACTTGTCGCTTTGGTGGTCACCCCGGTCAAGGACAATGCTAGCTATGCCCAGGATTACAATACGGTTGATGTGCCAATCGATCGCAGCAATATCATTCCGAACAGACTAAGTTTTAATCTAAATGCCTTTCGCAATCTCAAGACGCTCAAATTTTCGGCCTTGTCTACCGAAAACATTGTGGACATCGAACTTCTGAAGCCGACTCTCCAGACAATCTGTGTTCATAACACAACCATACAAAACATAAACCAAGTCCTGCTTTGCGACAATCTGCACAAGCACTGCGATGTGCCAAGCCTGCTGCCAGAGACTATACTTGCTTCCCCCTCCGGTTCCGGTCCCTCCACTTCTAATGGTAGTGCCTTGGTCAGTGCGGATGCGTGGCAAGAGATAACAGAACTAGACCTGACAGGCAATTTGCTAACCCAAATCGATGGCAGTGTACGAACAGCTCCAAAACTCAGACACCTAATCCTTGACCAGAATCGAATACGGACCGTCCAAAATCTGGCCGAACTTCCTCAACTCCAGTTGCTTTCGCTATCTGGGAATCTTATAGCAGAGTGTGTGGACTGGCATTTGACGATGGGAAACCTAGTCACTCTGAAGCTAGCTCAGAACAAAATCAAGACACTGAGTGGTCTGCGAAAACTACTTTCACTGGTTAACCTGGACCTTAGTTCCAATCAGATCGAGGAGCTTGATGAAGTCAATCATGTCGCCAATCTTCCGCTTCTAGAGACCCTTCGACTTACTGGAAATCCGCTGGCGGGCAGTGTCG ACTATCGCTCTCGCGTCCTTGCTCGATTTCACGAACGTGCTGCTGAAATATCTTTGGACAACGAACCTGGTAATCAGCAGGAGCTAGATACTGCTTTGGTTTTGTCCGCCCTTCTGCAATCGAAGCAACGTCAGCAACAAAAGTGA
- the LOC117137389 gene encoding ankyrin repeat and LEM domain-containing protein 1 gives MSKLLVFNFIRTIPLQLRNNFKSKVNARPISYSLGTLHKHHTNFSSELEKTINSEINFKNISNLIKFVRQHSKWYRENDYINRHYFNYILLDPRVTNNLRERASHLHLMDVWYTFLRAIFYVGKGKATRPYVHLKNAQKLVDETNSLTLVKDPKLALIVSIWKANRGVLLIRAFQGISSQDAQTREASIIDALGMNHLTNRRLGFYCGRARSLSDKERKYLGIALLYKLMMKFLAKEEKELFPLKKTKAAMAA, from the coding sequence atgtcaaaattaTTAGTATTCAATTTTATCCGAACCATCCCTTTGCAGCTTAGAAATAACTTTAAAAGCAAAGTTAATGCTAGGCCAATTAGTTACTCCCTGGGTACCCTTCACAAGCATCACACTAATTTTTCTTCAGAGCTGGAAAAGACCATAAATTCTGAGATCAATTTTAAGAATATCAGTAACCTCATAAAGTTTGTTCGACAACATAGTAAGTGGTACCGAGAGAATGACTATATTAATCGACATTATTTTAACTACATATTACTGGATCCTCGAGTAACAAATAATCTTAGAGAACGGGCCAGTCATCTTCACTTAATGGATGTTTGGTATACCTTTCTAAGAGCCATATTCTATGTAGGCAAAGGCAAGGCCACCCGCCCCTACGTTCACTTAAAAAACGCCCAGAAACTGGTAGATGAAACCAACAGCCTTACATTAGTAAAAGACCCGAAATTGGCCCTAATAGTGTCCATATGGAAGGCAAATCGTGGAGTTTTACTAATCCGCGCTTTTCAAGGGATCTCGTCACAAGATGCGCAAACTCGTGAGGCATCCATAATAGATGCTCTTGGCATGAATCACTTGACTAACCGACGACTGGGTTTTTACTGTGGTCGAGCTCGAAGTTTATCGGATAAGGAGAGAAAATATCTGGGGATAGCTTTACTTTACAAATTGATGATGAAGTTTCTAgcaaaagaagaaaaagaactaTTTCCTTTAAAGAAGACCAAGGCTGCGATGGcagcttaa
- the LOC117137551 gene encoding Golgi pH regulator: protein MAFLGDCAIVFVSQMIFFAGGWLFFNKELFKHYEIRHISVQLIFSSTFALSITMFELIIFEIIDVLESSSRYFHWRLGLTLLLFMTTAVIPIYICYSVIHSISFFSDKWVRILTTFCWFIFIYGLWRIGDPFPLLSASHGIFTIEQGVSRISVIGVTVMAILSGFGAVNYPYTSMAYFIKPVSRNDIICFERRLALTVEMLSAKKRKIAMAIYNHNKLNPAKPRIWDMLASAVHRNTNNGEDINQLKQEVYGLEELLRSVFLELSSLKNMEERQRWSQTLKGKYFNVLGHFFSVYCVYKIFMCCINIIFDRVGRKDPVTRGLEIAIHWCGFNIDFAFWNQHISFLLVGCIVITSIRGLLLTLTKFFYRISSSKSSNIIVLILGQIMGMYFCSSVLLMRMNMPAEYRVIITEVLGNLHFNFYHRWFDVIFLVSALTTIIVLYLSRKPVRVDDSDLN, encoded by the exons ATGGCCTTCCTGGGCGACTGTGCTATCGTGTTCGTGTCGCAG aTGATATTCTTCGCCGGCGGCTGGCTGTTTTTCAACAAAGAACTCTTTAAGCACTATGAGATACGACATATATCCGTTCAGTTGATTTTTTCATCCACATTTGCCTTATCCATAACCATGTTCGAGTTGATCATATTCGAAATCATCGACGTTCTGGAGTCCAGTTCAAGGTACTTCCATTGGCGACTAGGTCTCACGTTACTACTCTTCATGACGACGGCTGTGATACCTATTTACATTTGCTACTCCGTGATACACAGCATTTCCTTCT tttCCGATAAATGGGTCCGAATTCTGACCACATTCTGTTGGTTCATCTTTATATATGGGCTGTGGCGGATTGGCGACCCCTTTCCTTTGCTGAGCGCTTCCCACGGAATCTTTACGATCGAACAGGGCGTTTCCCGGATTAGTGTGATTGGGGTCACTGTAATGGCCATACTTTCCGGCTTTGGTGCCGTCAATTATCCGTACACCAGTATGGCCTATTTCATTAA GCCAGTGTCTCGGAATGACATCATCTGTTTTGAAAGGCGTTTGGCTCTGACAGTAGAAATGCTGTCGGCCAAAAAGCGGAAGATTGCCATGGCCATCTATAATCACAACAAACTGAATCCTGCCAAACCCcgaatttgggatatgctcgCTTCGGCGGTCCATCGCAACACGAACAATGGCGAAG ACATCAATCAATTAAAACAGGAAGTGTATGGCTTGGAGGAGCTATTACGCTCTGTTTTCTTGGAACTCAGTTCATTGAAAAACATGGAAGAACGCCAAAGATGGTCTCAAACATTGAAGGGAAAGTACTTCAATGTCCTAGGACATTTTTTTAGTGTTTATTGTGTTTATAAGATATTTATG TGTTGCATCAACATCATCTTCGATAGAGTCGGTCGAAAGGATCCAGTCACACGGGGCCTGGAAATTGCCATACACTGGTGCGGCTTTAACATTGACTTTGCGTTCTGGAATCAGCATATATCATTTCTGCTCGTCGGCTGCATTGTGATCACCTCGATCAGAGGCTTGTTGCTAACGCTGACAAAA TTCTTTTACCGCATTTCATCGAGCAAGTCGAGCAACATCATAGTACTGATTTTGGGACAGATCATGGGCATGTACTTCTGTTCCTCAGTGCTGCTGATGCGCATGAACATGCCAGCCGAGTATCGTGTGATCATCACCGAGGTTCTCGGAAATCTGCACTTCAACTTCTACCATCGTTGGTTTGATGTAATATTCCTGGTCAGCGCATTGACCACCATCATTGTTCTATATCTGTCACGCAAGCCAGTTCGCGTGGACGATTCCGATCTGAACTGA